In Pelagicoccus albus, the following are encoded in one genomic region:
- a CDS encoding MFS transporter — translation MKLAFREKLAFGAGDTASNLVFMTMLNFLPYFYTDIFGISAAAVGTLLLFVRVGDAFIDVSVGVIADRTHTRWGKFRPWLLWFAVPFGVAAVLTFTTPDWTENSKIVYAWVTYSILMVAYSAINVPYGALSAVMTTDLHERTSLSGVRMVFAQIGGLIVAGGTLPLIAYFSGDSGDRAHGYQMTMILFGSIATALFLITFFGTRERIEVPADQENNLKADLLMLIKNRPWVVISVSGAILFIFFSVRMAVVMYYFNYYVGDESQATLFFTLASIAAIPGALLSAPISKRIGKKRTFQLGAAFGVLSLAAFYFVPADSFWLLHGLNAFASVSIYIMAPLIFSMLGDSADYADWKFKRRSTGIIFSASALVGKVGMGLGGALTGLLLTYFGYVAGSDQSEETVRGIVIMASIVPAVGYLIILGFMELYNLDEEMAEQMRMELERRREKATS, via the coding sequence ATGAAACTAGCATTTAGGGAAAAACTAGCGTTTGGAGCGGGAGATACGGCCAGCAATTTGGTCTTTATGACGATGCTCAATTTCCTGCCCTACTTCTATACGGATATCTTCGGTATATCGGCAGCGGCTGTTGGGACCTTGCTTTTGTTTGTTCGGGTGGGCGATGCCTTCATCGATGTGTCGGTGGGAGTCATCGCAGACCGGACGCATACTCGCTGGGGAAAGTTTAGGCCTTGGTTGCTGTGGTTCGCCGTGCCTTTCGGTGTGGCTGCGGTGCTTACGTTTACGACTCCTGATTGGACAGAGAATTCGAAAATCGTTTATGCCTGGGTGACATATTCGATCCTGATGGTGGCGTATTCGGCGATCAATGTACCCTATGGAGCCTTGTCAGCGGTGATGACGACCGATCTGCACGAGCGAACTTCTCTATCAGGGGTTCGCATGGTTTTTGCTCAGATAGGTGGTCTGATAGTTGCGGGTGGCACTTTGCCACTAATCGCCTACTTCAGCGGTGATAGTGGGGATCGCGCTCACGGCTACCAAATGACTATGATTTTGTTCGGCTCAATCGCCACGGCTCTTTTCTTGATTACATTTTTTGGAACACGCGAGAGGATTGAGGTGCCTGCTGACCAAGAGAATAACCTGAAAGCAGACCTCCTGATGCTTATCAAGAATAGGCCTTGGGTGGTTATCTCTGTCTCAGGCGCTATCTTGTTTATCTTTTTCTCGGTTCGAATGGCGGTCGTCATGTATTATTTCAACTATTACGTAGGTGACGAGTCGCAGGCTACGCTGTTTTTCACTCTTGCAAGCATCGCAGCGATACCCGGCGCGCTTCTCTCGGCTCCAATCTCCAAGCGTATCGGAAAAAAACGTACGTTCCAGCTCGGGGCAGCGTTTGGAGTCTTGTCTCTTGCAGCCTTCTATTTCGTACCAGCAGACAGCTTCTGGCTACTACATGGGCTAAATGCCTTTGCCTCGGTCTCCATTTATATCATGGCTCCTTTGATCTTCTCTATGTTAGGTGATTCGGCGGACTACGCTGATTGGAAGTTTAAACGTCGTTCTACGGGCATCATTTTCTCGGCCTCTGCATTGGTTGGCAAGGTCGGCATGGGGCTCGGGGGGGCTTTGACAGGGTTGCTGTTGACCTATTTCGGCTATGTCGCGGGTAGTGATCAGAGTGAAGAAACCGTACGTGGGATAGTAATAATGGCTAGCATTGTGCCTGCTGTTGGATACCTTATTATATTAGGATTTATGGAACTCTACAATCTCGACGAGGAGATGGCTGAGCAAATGCGAATGGAACTTGAGAGACGCCGGGAGAAGGCTACTAGTTAA
- a CDS encoding nucleoside hydrolase, with amino-acid sequence MSGRRLAFDIPEWRKIRVIIDTDAKNEADDQFAIVHGLLTPRFDILGIVAAQFENTGSMMERRDTMRQSYDEIEKLLSLTGFAKEAPAIEGALKPLESLRSAPESPGADLIVEEAMKEGEKPLFAVFMGPLTNMAIALLREPRVAERVTVVWIGGEDYPNGGWEYNLFNDIHAANVVFASGVELWQVPRGVYSTIRISIAELIHKVRPCGKVGAYLVEQLCDFNNSMKYPEWPKGEMWSLGDSPCISLLLDEHEYGYKMLPRPRISSDMYYIHEKTDRKVRVYHYVDSRFTLEDMFAKLALHYL; translated from the coding sequence ATGAGTGGGCGAAGATTGGCTTTTGATATACCGGAATGGCGGAAAATTCGCGTCATTATCGATACTGACGCTAAAAACGAAGCGGATGATCAATTTGCTATTGTTCATGGACTTTTGACTCCTCGGTTCGATATCCTAGGCATTGTCGCTGCCCAGTTCGAGAACACTGGCTCCATGATGGAGCGTCGCGACACGATGAGGCAGAGCTACGATGAAATCGAAAAGCTGCTTAGCTTGACCGGATTTGCCAAGGAAGCTCCTGCAATCGAAGGAGCATTGAAGCCTTTGGAGAGTCTGAGGTCTGCTCCTGAATCACCTGGAGCGGATCTTATCGTGGAAGAAGCTATGAAAGAGGGGGAGAAACCGCTTTTTGCGGTTTTCATGGGGCCGTTGACGAATATGGCGATAGCGTTGCTCAGAGAACCTCGTGTCGCGGAACGGGTGACGGTGGTGTGGATTGGTGGCGAGGACTATCCGAATGGAGGCTGGGAGTATAACCTGTTCAACGACATACATGCGGCTAACGTAGTTTTTGCTTCTGGTGTCGAGCTCTGGCAAGTGCCTCGTGGGGTATATTCCACGATACGAATCAGTATCGCTGAGCTCATTCATAAGGTGCGGCCCTGTGGTAAGGTTGGTGCCTACCTTGTGGAGCAGTTATGCGATTTCAACAATAGCATGAAGTATCCGGAGTGGCCCAAGGGTGAGATGTGGTCGCTGGGAGACTCCCCGTGCATTAGTCTCCTACTAGATGAGCACGAGTATGGGTATAAAATGCTGCCGAGACCTCGCATCAGTTCCGACATGTACTACATCCACGAAAAGACGGACAGAAAGGTGCGAGTCTACCACTATGTTGACTCACGATTTACTCTGGAGGATATGTTCGCTAAACTTGCCTTACACTATCTTTAG
- a CDS encoding glycoside hydrolase family 30 protein → MLIDWIETVSGLPMRIRSHVLSEGSTSEECLRVDRNCEHQKMLGFGGCFNELGWKAMGVLPQPKRDEIMLALFSEEGAAFEYCRTPIGASDFALDFYSLNECEGDYRMDRFSIDRDREKLIPYIKAAQAVNPNLRIWASPWCPPSWMKTNGHYACRSGFGGMESGLDKDAQPAIGTTSFRMHNGTLEAYACYFGKYLDAYEKEGIQVSAVHVQNEPVAAQVFPSCIWRAEDLALFIGNYLGPAFYRDGRSTEIWYGTLNVADPAYAFACLADSNCAEYVKGIGFQWAGKEAITSVHQMLPTLPLMQTETECGVGSNDWDAAEHTWELLKRYLLNGVCSYQMWNMVLDETGFSTWKWKQNALITVDQRSGEIRYNPEFYLIQHLSRFVKLGAVRIANLREEDDLIAFKNPGGEIVLLACNTSQAERELKVAVDSAGELRATLKPHSFNTFIYRQ, encoded by the coding sequence ATGTTGATTGATTGGATAGAAACTGTATCGGGACTTCCGATGCGGATACGCAGTCACGTGTTGAGCGAAGGCTCGACATCGGAGGAGTGCTTGCGCGTAGACCGCAACTGCGAGCATCAGAAGATGCTTGGATTTGGAGGCTGTTTCAATGAGTTGGGTTGGAAGGCGATGGGGGTATTGCCTCAGCCGAAACGTGACGAAATAATGCTTGCTCTCTTCTCGGAAGAAGGAGCTGCATTCGAATACTGCAGGACTCCCATCGGAGCGAGCGACTTCGCTTTAGATTTTTATTCCCTGAATGAGTGTGAGGGAGACTATCGGATGGATCGATTTTCGATAGATCGAGATCGAGAAAAATTGATTCCTTACATAAAAGCAGCTCAGGCAGTGAATCCCAACTTGCGTATTTGGGCATCGCCTTGGTGCCCTCCCAGTTGGATGAAGACGAATGGCCATTATGCTTGTCGTTCTGGATTTGGAGGGATGGAAAGTGGATTGGATAAGGATGCTCAGCCAGCTATCGGGACTACGAGTTTTAGGATGCACAATGGAACGCTGGAAGCCTATGCATGTTACTTTGGCAAATACCTAGATGCTTATGAAAAGGAGGGAATCCAAGTATCCGCTGTTCACGTACAAAATGAACCAGTAGCGGCTCAGGTGTTTCCCAGCTGTATTTGGAGAGCAGAGGATTTGGCTCTTTTTATCGGAAACTATCTAGGTCCAGCTTTCTACCGAGATGGGCGGTCGACCGAGATTTGGTACGGTACTTTGAATGTGGCTGACCCTGCCTACGCCTTCGCATGTCTGGCGGATTCTAATTGCGCGGAGTATGTGAAAGGGATTGGTTTCCAGTGGGCTGGAAAAGAGGCGATTACCTCAGTGCATCAGATGTTGCCCACTTTACCGTTGATGCAGACCGAGACGGAATGCGGCGTCGGAAGTAACGACTGGGATGCTGCTGAGCATACTTGGGAATTGCTGAAGCGATACCTACTCAACGGTGTTTGTTCCTATCAGATGTGGAATATGGTACTCGATGAAACAGGTTTCAGCACATGGAAATGGAAGCAGAATGCGTTGATTACCGTTGATCAGCGAAGTGGTGAAATTCGATATAACCCAGAATTTTACCTGATTCAGCATCTTAGTCGATTTGTCAAATTAGGCGCTGTTCGAATCGCGAATCTACGAGAGGAAGACGACCTGATAGCGTTTAAAAACCCTGGAGGCGAGATCGTGCTTCTCGCGTGCAATACCTCGCAAGCCGAGCGTGAGCTCAAGGTTGCAGTCGATTCTGCCGGAGAACTACGAGCAACGCTCAAGCCCCATTCGTTCAACACCTTTATCTATCGGCAGTAA
- a CDS encoding alpha-L-rhamnosidase C-terminal domain-containing protein, with protein sequence MQLPELREWPACWIWPSYPGGDLLDSWAQFRKVFVLNDLPKSLKVRVTADQYYRLYVNGQRVLDGPARGFQEDWFYDEVEIAQYLKSGNNVIGAVARNPGIGHHSYIHEGFAGFFLWGTWEVGELFTDSSWQMRHSPVYLRNQTRTSIQTGWQEFYDATAEDGDWLSEDYDASHWPKPSFHSARPAGSPPWHRLSKRDIPLLREAVILPRRLVASGELAVNPCRTKSSNVVLDLLESKVAWRPCEFDLAEWIPLPEGKEDAFYLLDLEREVFATTLLEFEGIAEGAHFDVCVTEGLDGTDPMFFPEEGCQVQFGFRYTCSGGNGRHESFQPWGYRYLVVAVRGLAGSGGRFKVACRHREYPLSIRGSYKSSNERLNEIHAMCVHTQLLCMSDTFVDCPGREQAMWWGDAHCHFDNSKILGADDRIFERGIRLIGRQTTPNGLTYSHAPTKAHECVLPDFTLAWIQTLHQHWWFSGSATLFREQREVALAALEYFHSELNKDGLLPWDRRYWLFLDWAEVYREGVPSLYCIQYYMTLCSVVDLMKEVDDSQLEIYIQRRDDLKNSILETFWDKEREVPYDGITHNGEAVASCSLHVRVFCILADLWPEYHGKWLNEDLVPFVLGPRPKGDAIYAETDHAANPDRSAPTPYFMQFVFKALEKLGRTGLVLDCIERWWGDMIDRGLVATEEAWDAVAGLGSLCHAWTAHPIQFLASSSLGIRQTAPGWTGITFSPNPHCEKVKGKVDTPLGEISVNWDYRGGSLQLALELPEGCKGSIAFNGYKENGITGSWSGVLPVRS encoded by the coding sequence CCCAATTTCGGAAGGTTTTTGTCCTAAACGATCTACCGAAAAGCTTAAAGGTACGAGTTACTGCCGACCAGTACTATCGTCTGTACGTAAATGGGCAGCGCGTTTTAGACGGCCCGGCCCGCGGCTTCCAGGAAGATTGGTTCTATGACGAGGTTGAAATAGCACAGTATTTAAAGAGTGGAAACAATGTCATAGGCGCAGTCGCCCGCAACCCAGGCATTGGTCATCACTCCTACATTCATGAAGGGTTCGCCGGTTTTTTCTTATGGGGCACTTGGGAAGTCGGCGAGCTCTTCACTGACTCTAGTTGGCAGATGCGGCATAGTCCCGTGTATTTGCGGAACCAGACGCGAACGAGCATTCAAACCGGTTGGCAGGAGTTTTACGATGCGACCGCGGAAGATGGAGATTGGCTGTCTGAAGATTATGACGCTTCTCACTGGCCGAAACCTTCATTCCACTCAGCCCGACCTGCAGGTTCTCCGCCATGGCATCGTCTGTCTAAGCGCGATATCCCTCTTTTGAGAGAAGCTGTGATCTTGCCTCGCCGCTTAGTGGCAAGCGGGGAGCTTGCCGTGAACCCTTGTCGGACGAAGTCCTCGAATGTTGTACTGGACCTTCTCGAATCGAAAGTTGCGTGGCGACCATGTGAGTTCGACCTTGCGGAATGGATCCCTTTGCCCGAAGGGAAAGAAGATGCCTTCTACCTGCTAGATCTCGAGCGGGAAGTTTTTGCGACGACATTGCTTGAATTTGAAGGTATTGCAGAAGGAGCACACTTCGATGTTTGTGTCACCGAAGGTCTTGATGGTACAGATCCCATGTTTTTTCCTGAGGAAGGATGTCAGGTCCAATTTGGTTTCCGTTACACTTGCTCCGGTGGTAATGGGAGGCACGAGAGTTTTCAGCCTTGGGGGTATCGTTACCTTGTTGTTGCGGTACGAGGCTTGGCAGGAAGTGGAGGACGTTTTAAAGTCGCGTGTCGACATCGTGAATACCCCTTAAGTATCCGAGGAAGTTACAAGTCGAGTAATGAACGGCTTAACGAAATACATGCCATGTGCGTTCACACGCAACTTTTGTGTATGAGCGATACGTTTGTGGACTGCCCGGGGCGTGAGCAGGCGATGTGGTGGGGAGATGCCCATTGTCATTTTGATAACTCCAAGATACTGGGGGCAGACGACCGCATCTTTGAGAGGGGAATTCGCTTGATCGGCAGGCAGACCACGCCCAATGGTCTTACTTACTCGCATGCACCCACAAAGGCTCACGAATGCGTTTTGCCAGACTTCACCCTGGCTTGGATACAGACTCTGCATCAACATTGGTGGTTTAGTGGAAGTGCTACACTTTTTCGTGAGCAACGAGAGGTCGCTTTAGCTGCCCTAGAGTACTTTCATTCGGAACTGAACAAAGACGGACTATTGCCTTGGGACAGGCGCTACTGGCTGTTTCTTGACTGGGCGGAAGTTTATCGGGAAGGTGTTCCTTCTCTGTACTGTATACAGTATTACATGACACTGTGTAGTGTGGTCGATCTGATGAAAGAGGTCGATGACTCTCAGTTAGAGATTTACATACAACGTCGAGACGATCTGAAGAACTCGATTTTAGAAACGTTTTGGGACAAAGAGAGAGAGGTTCCTTATGACGGTATTACCCACAACGGCGAAGCCGTCGCGTCTTGTTCCTTACATGTACGTGTATTTTGTATCTTGGCTGACCTCTGGCCAGAGTATCACGGGAAGTGGCTGAATGAGGACCTTGTACCTTTTGTCCTAGGCCCTAGGCCCAAAGGAGATGCAATTTACGCAGAAACCGACCACGCGGCGAACCCAGATCGCTCTGCTCCGACTCCATATTTTATGCAGTTTGTGTTCAAAGCTCTGGAAAAACTAGGGCGAACCGGACTGGTACTGGACTGTATCGAACGCTGGTGGGGAGATATGATAGACAGAGGGCTTGTGGCGACAGAAGAGGCTTGGGATGCAGTTGCTGGGCTAGGGAGCTTATGTCATGCTTGGACAGCACATCCTATTCAGTTTTTAGCCAGTTCTTCACTCGGTATTCGGCAGACAGCTCCAGGTTGGACAGGGATCACGTTTTCTCCGAATCCCCATTGTGAGAAGGTTAAGGGAAAAGTGGATACGCCTTTGGGAGAAATCTCAGTGAATTGGGACTACAGAGGCGGCAGCCTACAACTGGCTCTCGAACTACCGGAAGGGTGCAAGGGGAGCATCGCATTTAATGGATACAAAGAGAATGGAATTACAGGAAGCTGGAGTGGCGTGCTGCCAGTTCGATCATAG
- a CDS encoding glycoside hydrolase family 3 protein — translation MTFSSLRSRPFNLSPDQVDWVKERLRGLSLRGKLAQLMVPLVTDRSDSVLESLCELGVGGLFRLPGGSLEALRSEALLVQEKSDIPLLMAGDLEFNETHQIGTDVGTNYPNQMTVGATGDTLHAERMARVAAREGLAAGFNWSLTPLVDLNRNQFNALVNTRAFGDDANCVSKLGVAYVRAMQAEGMIACAKHWPGDGIDDRDQHLVTSVNSLDLKDWKDSFGRVYRSMIRNGVLSIMSAHISLPAYPGAGYKPASLSYELNEKLLRKELKFKGLIVSDASVMAGVSSQGKRENLVPTMVKNGCDVVLFPEDVELEIDYLKRSVDSGDLSESRIDESVTRVLALKASIGLDKKGRGLGRTLSKAKRSENQRWSKNCAQKSVTLLKDSENLLPISSKTHRRVLLIQQDKRRNTLGPLPTLGVKGLLEKEGFSVELFTSVSEPHADYFDLIIYAVGEEGFYMRQTIPVPWLELHKNVFRMMDRFWHEVPSVFISFGNPYHIREVPTCPVYINAYSPVASCQEAAVKALVGKVPFAGKSPVDLSHCINSEEELKPFFPS, via the coding sequence ATGACTTTTTCATCGCTCAGGAGTCGCCCATTTAACCTTAGCCCTGATCAAGTCGATTGGGTTAAAGAACGTCTAAGGGGGCTCAGTTTGCGGGGAAAGCTTGCGCAACTCATGGTTCCACTCGTAACGGACCGCAGCGATTCCGTGTTGGAAAGCTTATGTGAGCTGGGAGTAGGGGGACTGTTTCGCCTCCCGGGCGGAAGTCTTGAAGCCCTCCGAAGCGAAGCTCTCTTGGTACAAGAGAAAAGCGATATCCCACTTCTGATGGCTGGAGATTTGGAGTTTAATGAGACCCACCAAATTGGTACGGATGTGGGGACAAATTATCCGAATCAGATGACAGTGGGAGCAACTGGGGATACTCTTCACGCGGAACGGATGGCACGAGTGGCGGCCAGGGAAGGATTGGCTGCCGGCTTTAATTGGTCGCTCACCCCTCTGGTCGATTTAAACCGAAACCAATTCAATGCTTTGGTCAATACTCGCGCATTTGGAGATGATGCAAATTGTGTGTCGAAGTTGGGTGTCGCGTATGTTCGAGCCATGCAAGCAGAAGGTATGATAGCCTGCGCTAAGCATTGGCCCGGTGATGGAATCGATGATAGGGATCAACACTTGGTTACTTCGGTTAACAGCCTGGACTTAAAAGATTGGAAGGATTCCTTTGGCCGTGTTTATCGATCGATGATACGAAATGGAGTGTTGAGTATCATGAGTGCCCACATTTCATTGCCTGCTTATCCAGGAGCTGGATACAAGCCCGCATCTTTATCGTATGAACTCAACGAGAAATTACTGAGAAAGGAGCTCAAGTTCAAAGGCCTTATTGTATCTGATGCCAGCGTGATGGCCGGTGTGTCTTCGCAAGGCAAAAGGGAAAATCTCGTTCCGACCATGGTCAAAAATGGGTGCGATGTCGTCTTGTTCCCCGAAGACGTCGAACTTGAAATCGATTATCTTAAACGTTCGGTGGATTCAGGCGACTTGTCGGAATCACGTATTGATGAATCTGTTACAAGGGTCCTAGCCTTAAAGGCTTCGATAGGTTTAGACAAAAAGGGTAGAGGTCTTGGGCGAACCCTAAGTAAGGCAAAGCGATCTGAAAATCAGCGTTGGTCAAAGAACTGTGCCCAAAAATCAGTAACGCTTTTAAAGGATTCGGAAAATCTATTGCCAATCAGCTCGAAGACTCATCGTCGAGTCCTCCTCATACAGCAAGACAAGCGCAGGAATACTCTCGGACCCTTGCCTACGCTGGGTGTTAAAGGGCTATTGGAAAAAGAAGGGTTCAGCGTTGAATTGTTCACATCAGTCAGTGAGCCTCATGCGGATTATTTTGATTTGATAATCTATGCAGTCGGAGAGGAAGGCTTTTATATGAGACAGACTATTCCGGTACCATGGCTGGAATTGCACAAAAATGTGTTCAGAATGATGGATCGTTTTTGGCACGAGGTGCCCAGTGTTTTTATCTCTTTTGGCAACCCTTACCACATACGCGAAGTTCCTACCTGCCCGGTTTACATAAACGCTTACTCGCCAGTAGCAAGTTGTCAGGAAGCAGCTGTGAAAGCTCTGGTTGGTAAGGTACCTTTTGCTGGAAAAAGTCCAGTCGACCTATCCCATTGCATTAATTCTGAAGAGGAGCTGAAGCCTTTCTTTCCTAGTTAA
- a CDS encoding c-type cytochrome domain-containing protein, with protein MNRYRAFLYALLAFAAALAPFAFEGGDLPENAWLDFLASFHPVVLHLPIGIFAASAILEILGLAGKKTDLGTRNLLWLAISLSASLSFATGYVLGEEGGYPEALLHDHLWAASFFTAISWLSLALNTLIVDRVLRSVSMLAMAGTLLAASHPGGLMVHGDPLQNAPWVAKTTPEQSSELGDIINPYQDLVHPILEAKCIDCHGAEKKKGKLRLDTFDYIMLGGDFGPCVTPGDVSDSLLVELMELPEDDEDRMPPEDEPQLSRYEIDLIKWWIESGASPDQEFARKDAPERVKVYLATRDI; from the coding sequence ATGAACCGATACCGAGCCTTTCTCTACGCGCTACTTGCCTTCGCTGCCGCCCTCGCCCCCTTCGCTTTCGAAGGAGGTGATTTGCCTGAAAACGCTTGGCTTGACTTTTTGGCCAGCTTCCACCCAGTGGTCCTACACCTGCCAATCGGAATATTTGCGGCTTCGGCTATCCTGGAAATATTAGGCTTAGCCGGCAAGAAGACAGATCTTGGTACCCGAAACCTACTGTGGCTCGCAATCTCTCTCAGCGCTTCCCTCTCGTTCGCGACTGGCTATGTTCTCGGCGAGGAAGGCGGATATCCTGAAGCCCTGCTCCACGACCATCTTTGGGCAGCGAGCTTTTTCACCGCGATTTCCTGGCTGAGCCTCGCTCTAAATACTCTGATCGTTGATCGAGTCCTACGCTCTGTATCCATGCTAGCCATGGCAGGTACACTTTTGGCCGCCAGCCATCCGGGAGGCCTGATGGTCCATGGAGATCCTCTCCAAAACGCTCCTTGGGTAGCAAAAACAACTCCCGAGCAAAGCTCTGAGCTGGGCGATATCATCAACCCATATCAGGATCTTGTTCACCCAATTCTCGAGGCAAAGTGCATCGACTGCCACGGAGCAGAGAAGAAAAAAGGGAAACTCCGCCTAGACACTTTCGACTACATTATGTTGGGCGGAGACTTCGGACCCTGCGTTACGCCGGGAGACGTAAGCGACAGCCTTCTCGTGGAACTCATGGAATTGCCCGAGGATGACGAGGATCGGATGCCTCCCGAAGACGAACCTCAACTGAGTCGCTACGAGATCGATTTAATCAAATGGTGGATCGAATCCGGGGCATCACCCGATCAGGAATTTGCCCGTAAGGACGCTCCAGAACGCGTCAAGGTCTACCTCGCCACCCGCGATATCTGA
- a CDS encoding beta-galactosidase has product MEDRSKLSHLRHTNLNTFYYGSPYYPEHWDEEVRVKDPELLAAAGWNVIRMAEFAWDRIEPKYGEFDFSLFDETIERFGEVGIKTILCTPTATPPIWLTEAHPEILRVDDKGIKMEHGSRQHASHFSPVFREHSRRITAAMAKHYADNPNVVGWQTDNEFHCHFSEDHSASAQRAWHEFLSERFEGDIQKLNTTWGTAFWAQTYTRFEQVPTPKRMRPTYSNPAQELDYRRFLDWGVTRFQKEQVDILREANPLWFVTHNGCFYNIDFRGQFTKDLDFLGFDMYPHFFYDPDERPARAAYWLDMVRSFSGNFLVLEHQSGPGGQGGYFHDNPEPGEMRKMAWMAIAHGADGMLLFRERCCRFGAEEYWCGVLDHDNVPRRRYREAAILGKEIAELGPQLLGTSVHQNIGIACCDFIAENGHDAMTLGLPDPRDMGKLVHQAFYERGYDVGVVHPEDDLSGLDVLLVAHLSLFDPLWCERLSTFVEKGGTLVIGARTASKDRNNNVVPDTLPGVLRSLAGVTVEEYGRQNMPEKRPLELSLGNESWVSDLWYEALSPDEGTDVVGTWQSRHLAGQAAVTCRSVGKGKVYYVGTYFTDTTMPRIVNYLAEVGDLPDVLTDPKGVERIKRYNGTQEFCFLINHREEAVSVEVPSGESLLGHTLEENTILLGAYDVAIVRINGRDTK; this is encoded by the coding sequence ATGGAAGATCGTTCGAAACTCTCGCACTTGCGTCACACAAACCTGAATACGTTTTATTATGGTTCACCTTACTATCCGGAGCATTGGGATGAAGAGGTGCGAGTTAAGGACCCGGAGCTATTGGCCGCTGCCGGTTGGAATGTAATTCGCATGGCGGAGTTCGCTTGGGATCGTATTGAACCCAAGTACGGCGAGTTCGATTTCTCTCTGTTCGACGAGACAATCGAGCGTTTCGGAGAAGTTGGGATCAAAACGATTTTGTGCACTCCCACGGCGACACCCCCTATTTGGCTGACTGAAGCCCATCCTGAAATCCTTCGCGTGGACGACAAGGGTATTAAGATGGAGCACGGGTCGCGTCAGCATGCTAGCCATTTCAGCCCCGTGTTCCGCGAGCACAGCCGCCGGATCACAGCGGCGATGGCTAAGCACTACGCGGATAACCCTAATGTAGTAGGATGGCAGACAGACAACGAGTTTCACTGTCACTTTTCGGAAGATCACTCAGCTTCCGCTCAAAGGGCATGGCACGAATTTCTCTCGGAGAGGTTCGAGGGAGATATCCAGAAGCTGAACACTACCTGGGGAACCGCATTCTGGGCGCAGACCTACACTCGTTTCGAGCAAGTTCCGACACCGAAACGAATGCGACCTACTTATTCGAATCCTGCTCAAGAGCTAGATTATCGCCGTTTTTTAGATTGGGGAGTGACTCGTTTTCAGAAAGAGCAGGTCGATATTTTAAGAGAAGCCAACCCTCTTTGGTTCGTCACCCATAACGGCTGTTTCTACAATATCGACTTCCGAGGTCAGTTCACTAAGGACTTAGATTTTCTCGGGTTTGATATGTATCCTCATTTCTTTTACGATCCCGACGAACGTCCCGCGCGGGCGGCGTATTGGCTGGACATGGTGCGGTCGTTTTCGGGGAATTTTCTCGTTCTGGAACACCAGTCTGGTCCCGGAGGGCAAGGTGGTTATTTTCACGATAATCCGGAGCCGGGCGAGATGCGAAAGATGGCCTGGATGGCGATCGCCCATGGAGCGGATGGCATGCTTCTTTTCCGCGAGCGGTGTTGTCGTTTTGGAGCGGAGGAGTACTGGTGCGGAGTGCTTGACCATGATAATGTACCACGCCGCCGTTATCGTGAGGCTGCTATATTAGGTAAGGAGATCGCTGAGTTAGGTCCCCAATTATTGGGTACATCCGTTCATCAAAATATAGGGATAGCTTGCTGCGATTTCATAGCTGAGAATGGGCACGATGCTATGACTCTTGGTTTGCCGGATCCGCGGGATATGGGGAAACTTGTGCATCAAGCTTTTTACGAACGGGGATATGATGTCGGGGTAGTACATCCGGAGGATGACTTGAGTGGACTCGATGTCTTGCTTGTGGCCCATCTATCGTTGTTCGATCCTCTTTGGTGCGAGCGTTTGAGCACTTTTGTGGAAAAGGGAGGGACATTGGTTATCGGAGCTCGAACAGCATCTAAGGACAGGAACAATAATGTGGTACCGGATACCCTGCCGGGAGTGTTGCGAAGTCTGGCTGGCGTTACAGTTGAGGAGTATGGCCGGCAGAATATGCCAGAGAAGCGACCTTTAGAGTTATCTCTCGGGAATGAGTCTTGGGTCAGCGATCTTTGGTATGAAGCTTTATCACCAGATGAAGGAACAGATGTAGTGGGCACTTGGCAGAGTCGCCATTTGGCCGGGCAAGCAGCTGTTACCTGCAGGTCGGTAGGAAAAGGTAAGGTCTATTATGTTGGTACCTATTTTACTGATACGACTATGCCTCGTATCGTTAATTACCTCGCTGAGGTAGGTGATCTGCCAGATGTTTTGACCGATCCCAAAGGCGTCGAACGCATCAAGCGTTACAACGGTACGCAGGAGTTTTGCTTTTTGATTAATCATCGTGAAGAAGCGGTATCGGTGGAAGTTCCCAGTGGTGAAAGCTTGTTGGGTCATACTCTGGAAGAGAATACGATACTGTTAGGAGCCTACGATGTAGCAATTGTACGTATTAATGGAAGGGATACGAAATGA